In one window of Littorina saxatilis isolate snail1 linkage group LG11, US_GU_Lsax_2.0, whole genome shotgun sequence DNA:
- the LOC138980744 gene encoding uncharacterized protein produces MQSQLRWAGHVARMPDERLPKRLFYGELQQGQRSHGGQKKRFKDTLKASLKAFSINPDTWEKSALGRATWRSSIHKGAKMCEASRTTAAELMRQTRKARAINPPGDVPLVPCPFCVRTFRARIGLVSHLRTHRNSQPQQPPDG; encoded by the coding sequence ATGCAGTCCCAGCTTCGCTGGGCTGGGCACGTAGCCCGTATGCCAGACGAAAGACTGCCCAAAAGACTGTTCTATGGCGAGCTGCAACAGGGCCAGCGGTCCCACGGAGGACAGAAGAAACGCTTCAAAGACACTCTCAAAGCCTCACTGAAAGCGTTTTCCATCAACCCTGACACGTGGGAGAAATCTGCACTGGGTCGTGCCACCTGGCGCTCCTCCATCCACAAAGGCGCCAAGATGTGCGAGGCCAGCAGAACCACCGCCGCTGAATTGATGAGACAGACCCGAAAAGCCCGTGCCATCAACCCTCCTGGAGACGTCCCACTCGTCCCTTGTCCCTTTTGTGTCCGAACCTTCCGTGCCAGGATCGGCCTTGTCAGCCATCtacgcacacacagaaatagCCAGCCCCAGCAACCCCCGGATGGCTAG